Proteins encoded within one genomic window of Acidimicrobiales bacterium:
- a CDS encoding wax ester/triacylglycerol synthase domain-containing protein — MTQRLSDAEAVMWAAESDPSLASSFMSVTFLDGPVDHDRFTRRIAGAVAGVDRMRQRIEPGPSGSRALWRDDPAFDLANHIHREVLAGADDRALLDHAGQLLSAQFDHAHPLWDIRLVEGLSDGRSALLAKFHHTVTDGVGGVRLSSSFLDLSPDDDPVRPAPPPAVDETTLGASGGIAGLVATLTEAGRDAIRTPVTLGRAVLGTLRDDPIGAARTTVQQLVVTDRARSPIWRGHRSQQRHCEISRVPLDDVRTSAKALGGTINDLFVSAVLGGVARYHAKRDAAVDEFRVSIPLNTRSDTSVGGNAFVPARVLLRADVDPRSRFATVAARLADVKASRDPGLGWALAGLFTSLPSPLIVAAARQQIETVDFACSNVRGAPFPLYVSGARVLANHPMGPTGGTAANATVLSYEGSLDLGLVTDPAAVDAPEQLRELISAAFDELITVGRQ; from the coding sequence ATGACGCAGCGCCTTTCCGACGCCGAAGCGGTCATGTGGGCCGCCGAGAGCGACCCGTCGCTGGCGTCCTCGTTCATGAGCGTCACGTTCCTGGACGGTCCCGTCGACCACGATCGCTTCACGCGGCGCATCGCCGGCGCAGTTGCGGGCGTCGACCGGATGCGCCAGCGCATCGAGCCCGGCCCCTCCGGCAGCCGCGCTCTATGGCGCGACGACCCCGCCTTCGATCTCGCCAACCACATTCACCGCGAGGTGCTCGCGGGCGCCGACGATCGCGCGCTGCTCGACCACGCCGGCCAACTGCTCAGCGCCCAGTTCGACCACGCACACCCGCTGTGGGACATCCGCCTCGTAGAGGGGCTCTCCGACGGCCGCAGCGCGCTGCTGGCGAAGTTTCACCACACGGTCACCGACGGCGTCGGCGGCGTGCGCCTCTCGTCGTCGTTCCTCGACCTCTCCCCCGACGACGACCCGGTCCGCCCGGCGCCGCCACCGGCGGTCGACGAGACGACACTCGGGGCCTCCGGCGGCATCGCCGGGCTCGTGGCCACGCTGACCGAAGCAGGACGCGACGCCATCCGCACGCCGGTCACCCTCGGCCGCGCCGTGCTCGGCACCCTGCGCGACGACCCCATCGGTGCGGCGCGCACGACCGTCCAGCAACTGGTCGTCACCGACCGCGCCCGCTCCCCGATCTGGCGGGGGCACCGTAGCCAACAACGCCACTGCGAGATCAGCCGCGTGCCGCTGGACGACGTGCGGACGTCGGCCAAGGCCCTCGGCGGCACGATCAACGACTTGTTCGTCAGCGCCGTCCTCGGCGGCGTGGCCCGCTACCACGCCAAGCGCGACGCGGCGGTCGACGAGTTCCGCGTCTCGATCCCGTTGAATACCCGCTCGGACACGTCCGTGGGCGGCAATGCCTTCGTGCCGGCGCGTGTGCTGCTGCGCGCCGACGTCGACCCGCGCAGCCGCTTCGCCACCGTCGCGGCGCGGCTCGCCGACGTCAAGGCGTCACGCGACCCGGGCCTCGGCTGGGCCCTCGCCGGCCTGTTCACGAGCCTGCCGTCGCCGCTCATCGTCGCCGCCGCCCGTCAGCAGATCGAAACCGTCGACTTCGCCTGTTCGAACGTGCGGGGCGCGCCGTTTCCGCTCTACGTGTCCGGGGCGCGGGTGTTGGCGAATCATCCCATGGGCCCGACCGGCGGCACGGCGGCCAACGCCACGGTGCTCTCCTACGAGGGCTCGCTCGACCTCGGCCTCGTCACCGACCCCGCGGCGGTCGACGCGCCCGAGCAGCTGCGCGAGTTGATCAGCGCAGCCTTCGACGAGCTGATCACCGTCGGGCGGCAATGA
- a CDS encoding SDR family NAD(P)-dependent oxidoreductase — MGDMDGKTVLVTGGNTGIGKETAVQLAQKGATVAITSRDAAKGAAAAKDIATRAGTDAVEVFSLDLGSFASIRQCAVDVQARLARLDVLVNNAGAMLSDQRTTTEGFEMTLGANHLGTFLLTSLLIDRVRAAGNGRVVTVASIAHRGTSEITEADFFPGDKYRGMTAYSKSKFANILFARELARREKETGSDVSSFAVHPGGVRSEFGLGGDGSSLLQAGIRVISLTPFYISPRAGAGPSVYCASQPGLESQTGAYLQRSAFGNWGPVGISKPNDAAQDDTKAAALWDLSEKLIANAPG, encoded by the coding sequence ATGGGAGACATGGACGGCAAGACGGTGCTGGTGACCGGTGGCAACACCGGGATCGGCAAGGAGACCGCAGTGCAGCTGGCGCAGAAGGGTGCCACGGTCGCCATCACGAGCCGCGACGCCGCCAAGGGCGCGGCCGCGGCAAAAGACATCGCCACGCGCGCAGGCACGGATGCGGTCGAGGTCTTCTCGCTCGACCTCGGCTCGTTCGCCTCGATCCGCCAGTGCGCGGTCGACGTGCAGGCACGCCTGGCGCGACTCGACGTGTTGGTGAACAACGCCGGCGCCATGCTGTCCGATCAGCGCACCACTACCGAGGGCTTCGAGATGACGCTGGGCGCCAACCACCTCGGAACGTTCCTCTTGACTTCGCTGCTCATCGACCGGGTGCGTGCCGCCGGTAACGGCCGGGTGGTGACGGTGGCGTCGATCGCCCACCGCGGCACCAGCGAGATAACCGAAGCGGACTTCTTCCCCGGCGACAAGTACCGCGGCATGACGGCGTATTCGAAGTCGAAGTTCGCCAACATTCTCTTCGCCCGCGAGCTGGCCCGCCGGGAGAAGGAAACTGGCAGCGACGTGTCGTCGTTCGCGGTGCACCCCGGTGGCGTGCGCAGTGAGTTCGGCCTCGGCGGCGACGGTAGCTCGCTCCTCCAGGCCGGCATCAGGGTGATCTCGCTCACGCCCTTTTACATCTCGCCGCGCGCCGGCGCCGGCCCGTCGGTGTACTGCGCCAGTCAGCCCGGTCTCGAGAGCCAAACGGGCGCGTACCTGCAACGGTCGGCGTTCGGCAACTGGGGTCCGGTGGGGATCAGCAAGCCCAACGACGCGGCGCAGGACGACACCAAAGCGGCGGCGTTGTGGGACCTGAGCGAGAAGCTCATCGCCAACGCCCCCGGGTAG
- a CDS encoding glycosyltransferase family 4 protein: MSRRRIVLVDQYFPPDTAATARIVDDFAEACRNRGAPLTVVCGYPSYDAPTRPAWRPVRIVRAAGITRYVVGSTGFDRRSGVGRAANYLTFMLGAALLIPLVTARAAFVVMTDPPMAPLLAWWAKRVGRPQSVTIWVQDLHPDFGVAAGLLRAGVGVRLWRRALAAALRCADEVVVLGRDMERRVCAVADVPTRVVHNGWSGVTPAAARASDAERPLRVMHFGNLGFAGPWSSVLEAAGALGGVAEFVFVGGGAAEGEFRAAPPNVSLVGRMPHEQVPALAAEADLLLVGTRRGIEGFVVPSKGYEMMALARPLLVVAAPEAEMRRIVEERRCGVAIDDDPAAIVCALKGLDRASLAAMAERARASASDFSRAGQFGVFIDTLSPA; the protein is encoded by the coding sequence GTGAGCCGGAGGCGCATTGTCCTCGTCGACCAGTACTTCCCGCCGGATACGGCGGCTACGGCGCGCATCGTCGACGACTTCGCCGAGGCGTGTCGCAATCGCGGCGCCCCGCTGACGGTCGTTTGCGGCTATCCGTCGTACGACGCGCCCACCCGGCCGGCGTGGCGCCCGGTGCGGATCGTGCGTGCCGCCGGCATCACGCGGTATGTCGTCGGCAGCACCGGGTTCGACCGTCGATCGGGTGTCGGGCGGGCCGCCAACTACCTGACGTTCATGCTGGGCGCCGCGCTGCTGATCCCCCTGGTGACGGCGCGGGCGGCGTTCGTCGTGATGACCGACCCGCCGATGGCGCCGCTGCTGGCGTGGTGGGCCAAGCGCGTCGGGCGGCCGCAGTCGGTGACGATCTGGGTGCAGGACCTGCACCCAGACTTCGGCGTCGCTGCGGGGTTGTTGCGCGCGGGCGTCGGCGTGCGGCTGTGGCGCCGGGCGTTGGCCGCCGCGTTGCGCTGCGCGGACGAGGTAGTGGTCCTCGGGCGCGACATGGAGCGGCGGGTGTGCGCGGTCGCCGACGTCCCCACGCGCGTGGTCCACAACGGCTGGTCGGGAGTAACGCCGGCAGCAGCAAGGGCGTCCGATGCTGAGCGGCCGCTGCGCGTGATGCACTTCGGCAATCTCGGTTTCGCCGGACCCTGGTCGTCGGTGTTGGAGGCGGCGGGTGCGCTCGGCGGCGTCGCCGAGTTCGTGTTCGTCGGCGGCGGCGCGGCGGAGGGCGAGTTCCGCGCCGCCCCGCCCAATGTGTCGCTCGTCGGCCGGATGCCACACGAGCAGGTGCCAGCGCTCGCCGCCGAGGCCGATCTCTTGCTCGTCGGTACGCGCCGCGGGATCGAGGGCTTCGTCGTGCCGAGCAAGGGTTACGAGATGATGGCGCTCGCCCGGCCTTTGCTGGTGGTGGCGGCACCCGAAGCGGAGATGCGGCGCATCGTCGAGGAGCGGCGTTGTGGCGTCGCCATCGACGACGACCCGGCGGCGATCGTGTGCGCCCTGAAGGGCCTTGACCGCGCGTCGCTGGCGGCGATGGCCGAACGGGCGCGGGCTTCAGCTTCGGACTTCTCCCGCGCCGGACAGTTCGGTGTGTTCATCGACACTCTCAGCCCCGCGTAG
- the asnB gene encoding asparagine synthase (glutamine-hydrolyzing): MCGIAGVFEQAGASANAVVRVDAMLTDIHHRGPDARGTRALEGRSGTRATLGAVRLRVIDLAPTADQPMSDAAGRVWTAFNGEIYNFKELRAELVAAGFTFRSQSDTECLVHLWHHVGGDVARMASRLRGMFAFAIWDTQTGTGALVRDRLGIKPLFWTPTPTGFAFASEQRALARAGFVDASPNEDVLAGYLTKGVVPNGATILRGVRALEPGSALTWDGGVPIVARWWRPIFSLRADLLDPDRAAQEVATSVGDAVARHLVADRKVGVFLSSGTDSTAVATIAARHGAQHSLTVGFPDEPEFDEGMVAAATARRLGFGHTEVPTTAGDAAEHLPSFLASLDSPTADAFNSWLVCRAAHESGLVVALSGLGGDELFAGYRTFNLVPRLRRVTPVLTRVPVGVRRSLAAVLRTRPRTRPFERALGAGLGIDGAYHAMRSLFGPDELAAIGLAAPTLTHVPRMLDPLDAVTLLELKSYLRYQLLPDADTTSMAHSLEVRVPLLDDRVVETALALPPRVRAGGKALLAAAAGVDDPPKKRTFTLPLERWIHGALRPTMQTALLDDSLPFADVLPHAFRAQLWSSFEAGRTHWSRVWAVGVLRLWPAANGLSW, from the coding sequence GTGTGCGGCATCGCCGGGGTTTTCGAGCAGGCAGGCGCCTCCGCCAACGCAGTGGTGCGCGTCGACGCCATGCTCACCGACATCCACCACCGCGGTCCCGACGCGCGCGGCACGCGGGCGCTCGAGGGTAGGAGCGGCACGCGGGCGACGCTGGGTGCGGTGCGGCTGCGCGTCATCGATCTCGCACCCACAGCCGACCAACCTATGTCCGACGCCGCCGGCCGGGTGTGGACCGCCTTCAACGGCGAGATCTACAACTTCAAGGAACTGCGCGCCGAGCTGGTGGCGGCCGGCTTCACGTTCCGGTCGCAGTCCGACACCGAGTGCCTCGTGCACCTGTGGCATCACGTCGGCGGCGACGTGGCCCGCATGGCCTCGCGGCTGCGCGGCATGTTCGCCTTTGCCATCTGGGACACGCAAACGGGCACGGGCGCGCTCGTCCGTGATCGTCTCGGCATCAAGCCCCTGTTCTGGACGCCGACGCCGACCGGCTTCGCATTCGCGTCCGAGCAGCGCGCGCTCGCCCGCGCTGGCTTCGTCGACGCGTCGCCGAACGAAGACGTGCTCGCCGGTTACCTCACGAAGGGCGTCGTGCCTAACGGCGCCACGATCCTGCGCGGCGTCCGTGCGCTCGAGCCGGGCAGCGCGCTCACGTGGGACGGTGGCGTGCCGATCGTGGCGCGCTGGTGGCGGCCGATCTTCTCGCTGCGCGCCGATCTGCTCGATCCCGACCGCGCCGCGCAGGAAGTCGCGACGAGCGTCGGCGACGCCGTGGCGCGCCACCTCGTCGCCGATCGGAAGGTCGGCGTTTTTCTCTCCTCGGGTACGGACTCGACGGCTGTGGCAACCATCGCCGCGCGGCACGGTGCGCAGCACAGCCTTACCGTTGGCTTTCCCGATGAGCCGGAATTCGACGAAGGCATGGTCGCCGCCGCGACGGCGCGGCGCCTCGGCTTCGGCCACACCGAAGTGCCGACCACCGCCGGCGACGCCGCCGAACACTTGCCGTCGTTTCTGGCCTCGCTCGACTCGCCGACGGCCGACGCCTTCAACAGCTGGCTCGTGTGTCGCGCCGCCCACGAATCGGGGCTCGTCGTGGCCCTGTCGGGCCTCGGGGGCGACGAACTGTTCGCCGGCTACCGCACCTTCAACCTCGTGCCCCGCCTCCGGCGGGTGACGCCGGTGCTCACCCGCGTGCCCGTGGGGGTGCGCCGCTCGCTGGCCGCTGTGCTGCGCACGCGGCCGCGCACGCGCCCGTTCGAGCGCGCCCTCGGCGCGGGCCTGGGTATCGACGGCGCGTATCACGCCATGCGCAGCCTCTTTGGTCCCGACGAGCTCGCCGCCATTGGTCTGGCGGCCCCAACGCTCACGCACGTGCCACGCATGCTTGACCCCCTCGACGCCGTCACGCTGCTCGAGCTCAAGTCGTACCTCCGCTACCAACTCCTTCCCGACGCGGATACGACGTCGATGGCCCACAGCCTCGAAGTGCGCGTGCCGCTCCTCGACGATCGCGTCGTCGAGACCGCGCTGGCGCTGCCACCCCGCGTCCGCGCGGGCGGCAAGGCGCTGCTCGCCGCCGCCGCCGGCGTCGACGACCCGCCGAAGAAGCGCACGTTCACCTTGCCCCTCGAACGCTGGATCCACGGTGCGCTGCGCCCGACGATGCAGACCGCGCTGCTCGACGACTCACTGCCGTTTGCCGACGTGCTGCCCCACGCGTTCCGCGCCCAGCTGTGGTCGTCGTTCGAGGCCGGGCGTACCCACTGGAGCCGCGTGTGGGCCGTGGGCGTCTTGCGGCTGTGGCCGGCGGCGAACGGGCTGTCATGGTAG
- a CDS encoding SAM-dependent methyltransferase: MRDGVASETARRVAAQRLTFRRVATGYGDPAADDRLTRDVAGSTRATTTTMTRYLGARTTFFDMAVVNAVDWGIEQLVVAAAGYDGRAWRYAKPGVHWYEVDHPDTQADKRARVARLGLDTSHVSFVPADFAATDVAAELRATGFDATKPSMITLEGVAIYLEREVLASLLSSFRSLAAVGTRLAISLSIARDGVRARLEHSAFRARVAAVGEPVKTVLARDEVAAFLAATGWRDTGVGSERGRAAGLVVLEPVIP, translated from the coding sequence GTGCGTGACGGGGTGGCGTCCGAAACGGCGCGACGGGTCGCCGCCCAGCGCTTGACGTTCCGGCGGGTCGCCACCGGCTACGGCGACCCCGCGGCCGATGACCGCCTCACCCGCGACGTCGCCGGCTCGACCCGGGCCACGACGACGACCATGACGCGCTACCTCGGGGCGCGCACCACGTTTTTCGACATGGCCGTGGTGAACGCTGTCGACTGGGGCATCGAGCAGCTCGTGGTGGCGGCCGCCGGCTACGACGGGCGGGCGTGGCGGTACGCCAAGCCCGGAGTGCACTGGTACGAGGTCGACCACCCCGACACGCAGGCCGACAAGCGAGCCCGCGTCGCCCGCCTCGGGCTCGACACCTCACACGTGAGCTTCGTGCCGGCGGACTTCGCCGCTACGGACGTCGCCGCGGAACTTCGCGCCACCGGATTCGACGCCACAAAGCCGAGCATGATCACCCTCGAGGGAGTCGCGATCTATCTCGAACGCGAGGTTCTCGCCTCGTTGCTCAGCTCCTTCCGGAGCCTGGCGGCCGTAGGGACGCGTCTCGCGATCAGCCTCTCGATAGCGCGCGACGGGGTGCGCGCCCGGCTCGAGCACTCGGCGTTTCGCGCTCGCGTCGCGGCTGTCGGAGAGCCCGTCAAGACCGTGCTGGCCCGCGACGAAGTTGCGGCGTTTCTGGCCGCCACGGGGTGGCGCGACACCGGCGTAGGTTCCGAGCGGGGCCGGGCCGCCGGTCTCGTCGTGCTGGAACCGGTTATTCCGTAA
- a CDS encoding carbamoyltransferase C-terminal domain-containing protein: MLTLGINAYHGDASAAIFRDGELIAAVEEERFTRQKHQAGFPSESVRWCLGEVGASIDDVAHAAVSRDPFAHLSRKVMWALRHRLTPQSVTARVRNTGSILDAADALARATGRASGRELRTKLHRVEHHRAHLASAMFCSPYETAACVTLDGMGDFLSSSWGRGVGNKIDVHGVVAFPDSLGVFYTAFTQFLGLPAFGDEYKLMGLAAYGEPTFLHQLRDVVRLGDGLRYELDLSYFTHHDKGVEMTWAEGSPTLGAMYATKMVDVFGAPREYRAEITPRDMDLACSVQRRLEEVELEYLRRLHRQVPERALVMAGGVALNVLANGLIRSETPFEDVWVQPAANDSGTAIGAAQYVLHQQFGHPRTWSMTHAYTGPQYDDAACAAALAAADLKATRYDDAELCAVVARRLREGAIVGWYQGRAELGPRALGNRSILCDPTRQDAKDVLNSRVKNRESFRPFAPSVLAHKMGDWFEDAYESPYMLMAFKVRADKLGRLPAITHEDGTARVQTVTADTNPRYFGLLSAFDELTGVPVLLNTSFNENEPIVCTPGEATACFGRNDMDVLVLGNHVVDRST; encoded by the coding sequence ATGCTGACCCTGGGCATCAACGCCTACCACGGCGACGCGTCAGCGGCGATCTTTCGTGACGGCGAATTGATCGCGGCCGTCGAGGAGGAACGGTTCACCCGCCAGAAGCATCAGGCGGGATTCCCTTCGGAGTCGGTGCGCTGGTGTCTCGGCGAGGTCGGCGCGTCGATCGACGACGTGGCCCACGCAGCGGTGAGCCGCGACCCCTTCGCTCACCTGTCGCGCAAAGTCATGTGGGCGCTGCGCCACCGGCTGACTCCGCAGTCGGTCACGGCGCGGGTCAGGAACACCGGCAGCATTCTCGACGCCGCCGACGCCTTGGCGCGGGCGACCGGCCGCGCCTCGGGGCGCGAACTGCGCACCAAGCTGCACCGCGTCGAGCATCACCGGGCCCACCTCGCCAGCGCCATGTTCTGCTCTCCCTACGAGACCGCGGCGTGCGTAACGCTCGACGGTATGGGTGACTTCCTGAGCTCGTCGTGGGGGAGGGGCGTCGGCAACAAGATCGACGTCCACGGCGTCGTGGCCTTCCCCGACAGCCTCGGGGTCTTCTACACGGCCTTCACGCAGTTCCTCGGCCTGCCGGCGTTCGGCGACGAATACAAGCTGATGGGTCTTGCCGCCTACGGCGAGCCCACGTTCCTGCACCAACTCCGCGACGTCGTGCGCCTAGGTGACGGGCTGCGTTACGAGCTCGACCTGTCCTACTTCACGCATCACGACAAGGGCGTCGAGATGACGTGGGCCGAAGGCTCGCCGACGTTGGGTGCCATGTACGCCACGAAGATGGTCGACGTGTTCGGCGCGCCGCGCGAGTACCGCGCGGAGATCACCCCGCGCGACATGGACCTGGCGTGCTCGGTGCAACGCCGCCTCGAAGAGGTCGAGCTCGAATACCTCCGGCGGCTGCATCGTCAGGTGCCGGAGCGGGCGCTGGTGATGGCAGGCGGGGTCGCGCTCAACGTGTTGGCGAACGGGTTGATCCGTTCCGAGACGCCGTTCGAGGACGTGTGGGTGCAGCCGGCGGCCAACGATTCGGGCACCGCCATCGGGGCGGCGCAGTACGTGCTGCACCAGCAGTTCGGCCACCCGCGCACGTGGTCGATGACCCACGCCTACACCGGCCCGCAGTACGACGACGCCGCGTGCGCCGCCGCCCTCGCCGCCGCCGACCTGAAGGCGACGCGCTACGACGACGCCGAACTGTGCGCGGTCGTCGCCCGTCGTTTGCGCGAGGGCGCCATCGTCGGCTGGTACCAGGGGCGCGCCGAGCTCGGCCCGCGGGCGCTCGGCAATCGCTCCATCCTGTGTGACCCGACACGCCAGGACGCCAAGGACGTCTTGAACTCGCGGGTGAAGAACCGCGAGAGCTTCCGGCCCTTCGCCCCCTCCGTGTTGGCCCACAAGATGGGCGACTGGTTCGAGGACGCCTACGAGTCGCCCTACATGCTGATGGCGTTCAAGGTGCGCGCCGACAAACTCGGCCGGCTACCGGCGATCACCCACGAAGACGGCACGGCGCGCGTCCAGACCGTCACCGCGGACACCAACCCGCGGTACTTCGGTCTGCTGTCGGCCTTCGACGAGCTCACCGGCGTACCCGTGTTGCTCAACACCAGCTTCAATGAGAACGAGCCGATCGTGTGCACGCCGGGCGAGGCCACCGCCTGTTTCGGTCGCAACGACATGGATGTGCTGGTGCTGGGCAACCACGTCGTCGATCGCAGCACCTAA